In the Marinilabiliales bacterium genome, CCTTCCCCGGTTACATTGAAGCTGCACTGGTCATAATCGCCGATCTGACCGGCACCGGCTTTGAAGATTGCCTGCCGTACTGCCGGAGCATCTTTTACAGGGACAAATACAACCAGTTTTCTTAAAATCCCGCTTACAGGCGATAAAATACGCTGTTCTGCAAGTCCTATTTTGGAGGCAAGCCGGCTGCTTACCCCACCCCATACACTGTCAATATTCGTGTGGGCCGAATATATTGCTATGTTTTTACGTACAGCTTTCAGCAATATCCGGCCTGTGGTAGTATCTCCGGTCAGCTTCTTGATCCCGCCGAAAATGAGCGGGTGATGGGATACGATCATGCCTGCACCTTTCGCGACAGCTTCATCAACCACCTCTTCAGTAACATCAAGACATAAAAGCACACCACTGGTTTCCTGTTCCCCCTCGCCCACCTGCAACCCCGAATTGTCATACGATTCCTGTAAAGGAAGGGGAGCAAAATCCTCAATAGCCCTTAATATTTCTTTTACCTTCTTTACCTTCATTATAAGTTCTTATGGTTGTAACTGAGTGAACGGGACCGGCACTTAACGGTTCCGGCAATACCCTGGCGCATATTGCCGGATTATAATAAAGCGGCATGGGGTTAAATCATAAACAGTCCGGAATAGCACAGGAACCAACCGGTTTACAATCCTTCTTTTATTTCCAGGAGCATCCCTTTAACCTCCTTAAGGATCCTTACAAGTTCGAAATTTTTTACCGTATTTTCCCTGTTTTCCCTGATCTTCTTCTTGGCCCCCTTCAGGGTCATTCCCCGCTCTTTAACCAGTTCATGAATAAGGTAAAAATTATTTATGTCTTCAATGGTAAAAAACCGGTTACCCTTCTTGTTCTTCTTTGGTTTTATAATATCGAACTCCTTTTCCCAGTAACGGATAAGAGAGGTGTTCACATTGAACATATCAGCAATCTCGCCGATGGAGTAATAGAGCTTTTCAACTTTTTTTTCTTTGTAGGGCACGGTAAAATAATTAATAACCCATGAATGAACCTCCTTGCATTGACATCTCGATCATTGCATCAAACTCCTCGGGTGAGAGATCACCGTAGAAATAATTGACGGGATCAACAGGACGGTTATTCTTGATTACCTCATAATGCAGATGTGGTGCTGTTGATGCGCCGGTATTTCCAACAAGCCCGATAACATCCCCCCGTTTAACTTCCTGCCCCCGCCTTACCAGGACCCTGTCCAGGTGAGCATACCTTGTCCGGTACCCGTATCCATGATCAATGTCGACAAAAGTACCGTAACCCCTCCGTGACCTGTCATTTATCACACGCGCAACCACGCCGTTTCCGGTTGCATATACATCAGTCCCCCTGGGAGCAGTAAAGTCCATCCCTTCATGGAACATACGTATTTTATATATCGGGTGAATTCTCCAGCCCCAATAACCTCCGATTCTCCTGATATCCCTGATTGCAACCGGCTGGATTGAAGGAATACTTGCAAGCATATCTTCTTTGTTCAAGGCCAGGTCTATTACCTCATCATATGAAATGGACTGGACATAGAGCTGCTTCTTCAGGATATCAATCCTTCTTGCTGTCTCAATTATAAGATCGCTGTTCTCGTAACCCTCAAGTTCCGTATATCGGTTTACACCGCCAAAACCGGCTGTTCTTATCGATTTTGGTATAGGGTCGGCATTGAAAACGATACGGTAGATATTGTCGTCCCTGTTTTGAATATCATCCAGTACGTAGCCTATCTGATCAAGTTGCTTGTTGAGGATCTCATACTGCAGATTAAGCTGGTTTACCTCCCTCTTAAGCACCTTTTCCCTTGGAAGATCAAAAAAATAGCTGAATACAAGAAGATAAAGAACCGCTAAAACAACACTGGCAGAAAAATATGCAAAGAAGCTGAAGAATTTATCCCTGAACGAATGACTTATCCTGTCATACTGTAAAGTCTCGGGATTAAACCTGAATTTTTCCTTTGCCATAGAGCTGATTTTGAAAAATATAACCGGAAATTTCTATTCCAACCAACAAATCTAATTGAAATAAACTAATTTTACAACAGGTTTTTTAATAAAAATAACATATAAATTGATCAAAATAACACATTCCATCTCTTTATAAAGTAACATTTTATGAATTCCAACCATCTCCGCACCCTTTTTCTGGACTATTTCAGCAAACAAGATCACAGGATCCTTCCCTCCGCCCCCATCGTTGTAAAGGATGACCCTACCCTTATGTTTACTAATGCAGGAATGAACCAGTTCAAGGACTTTTTCCTCGGCACCAGGCAGCCTGAATACCCCAGGGTTGCCAATTCTCAGAAATGCCTTAGGGTTTCCGGCAAACATAATGACCTTGAAGAGGTTGGTCACGACACCTACCACCACACAATGTTTGAGATGCTTGGTAACTGGTCGTTCGGCAATTATTTCAAAGAAGATGCCATACGGTGGGCATACGATTTCCTCGTCAGAGAGTTACATATTCCTTCTGATCGCCTGTATGCAACAATATTCGAAGGCAGCAGCGAAGAAAACCTTGAAGAAGATACAGAAGCCGGAGAATGCTGGAAAAAGTATCTTCCGGCTGACCGCATTTTGCCGGGAAGCAAAAAGGACAATTTCTGGGAAATGGGAGAAACAGGACCTTGCGGACCCTGTTCTGAGATACATATTGATATCCGCCCGGAGAAAGAGAGGAAGGCCCAGCCAGGTTCAGAACTCGTCAACCGCGAACACCCCCTGGTAATTGAAATCTGGAACCTGGTATTCATCCAGTACAACAGGAAAGCCAACGGAAACCTTGAACCACTTCCGGCAAAACATGTAGACACCGGTATGGGGTTTGAAAGGCTTAGCATGGTGGTACAGGGTAAACAATCCAGCTACGATACAGATCTCTTTCAGCCACTTATCAAAAACATATCGGAAATTACAGGTTTTAAATACGGATCGGGCGATAAAACCGACACCGCCATGAGGGTAATAGCAGACCATCTGCGCACCCTTTGTTTTTCGATAGCTGACGGGCAAATACCCTCCAACAATAAGGCCGGATATGTGATAAGACGAATCCTGAGACGCGCCATAAGGTACGGATTCAGTTTTCTTTCTCAGACAGATCCTTTCATTTACAAGCTTGTCCCTGCACTTGTCAGCATAATGGCTGATGCATACCCTGAACTAAAAGCTCAGCAGGGCCTTATCGAAAAGGTGATCGAAGAGGAGGAGAGCGCTTTTTTGCGGACACTGGACACCGGTATAAAGATGCTTGACCAGATGACCGCAACTTCAGCCTCAAATATCCTGAACGGGAAAAACGCCTTTATCCTTTATGACACCTATGGATTCCCTCCCGACCTGACAGAGCTGATCCTTCGGGAGAAAGGGTTTTCATTTGACAAAAAGCAATTTGATGCTGAGATGGCGGCACAAAAAAACCGGTCAAGACAGGATGCCAGGATTGAGGCAGGCGACTGGATCATTCTGGACAAAACCACCGAAAACGATTTTACCGGTTACGACCAGGTGGAGGCAGAGGCCAGGATTTCACGCTACCGGGCAATTAGATCAAAAGGACGGAACCTCTTCCATCTGGTTTTCAACCGAACCCCTTTCTATGCAGAAAGCGGCGGACAGATAGGTGATACCGGATTTCTCACAGGCAACGATGAGAAGATTAAAATACTGAACACCATAAAAGAGAATGAGCTGATAATCCATATAACCGATAAATTACCCGCAGACCCTGAAAGTACATTCAGGGCCATTGTCGACGAACGCAGGAGAAAGCTTACTGCCAACAACCATACAGCCACTCATCTCCTTCACGATGCGTTGAGGAAAATCCTGGGTAACCACGTGGAGCAGAAGGGATCCCTGGTACACCATGACTATCTCCGGTTTGACTTCTCACACTTCCAGAAACTCAGTGATCAGGATAAAAGCAAAATTGAAGACGAGGTAAACTACAGGATAAGGGAGAATTTACCCAGGGAAGAAAACCGCAGGATACCTTTCAGCGAGGCAAAGAAATCAGGTGCTATTTCCCTTTT is a window encoding:
- a CDS encoding MerR family transcriptional regulator, with amino-acid sequence MPYKEKKVEKLYYSIGEIADMFNVNTSLIRYWEKEFDIIKPKKNKKGNRFFTIEDINNFYLIHELVKERGMTLKGAKKKIRENRENTVKNFELVRILKEVKGMLLEIKEGL
- a CDS encoding M23 family metallopeptidase codes for the protein MAKEKFRFNPETLQYDRISHSFRDKFFSFFAYFSASVVLAVLYLLVFSYFFDLPREKVLKREVNQLNLQYEILNKQLDQIGYVLDDIQNRDDNIYRIVFNADPIPKSIRTAGFGGVNRYTELEGYENSDLIIETARRIDILKKQLYVQSISYDEVIDLALNKEDMLASIPSIQPVAIRDIRRIGGYWGWRIHPIYKIRMFHEGMDFTAPRGTDVYATGNGVVARVINDRSRRGYGTFVDIDHGYGYRTRYAHLDRVLVRRGQEVKRGDVIGLVGNTGASTAPHLHYEVIKNNRPVDPVNYFYGDLSPEEFDAMIEMSMQGGSFMGY
- a CDS encoding alanine--tRNA ligase, with product MNSNHLRTLFLDYFSKQDHRILPSAPIVVKDDPTLMFTNAGMNQFKDFFLGTRQPEYPRVANSQKCLRVSGKHNDLEEVGHDTYHHTMFEMLGNWSFGNYFKEDAIRWAYDFLVRELHIPSDRLYATIFEGSSEENLEEDTEAGECWKKYLPADRILPGSKKDNFWEMGETGPCGPCSEIHIDIRPEKERKAQPGSELVNREHPLVIEIWNLVFIQYNRKANGNLEPLPAKHVDTGMGFERLSMVVQGKQSSYDTDLFQPLIKNISEITGFKYGSGDKTDTAMRVIADHLRTLCFSIADGQIPSNNKAGYVIRRILRRAIRYGFSFLSQTDPFIYKLVPALVSIMADAYPELKAQQGLIEKVIEEEESAFLRTLDTGIKMLDQMTATSASNILNGKNAFILYDTYGFPPDLTELILREKGFSFDKKQFDAEMAAQKNRSRQDARIEAGDWIILDKTTENDFTGYDQVEAEARISRYRAIRSKGRNLFHLVFNRTPFYAESGGQIGDTGFLTGNDEKIKILNTIKENELIIHITDKLPADPESTFRAIVDERRRKLTANNHTATHLLHDALRKILGNHVEQKGSLVHHDYLRFDFSHFQKLSDQDKSKIEDEVNYRIRENLPREENRRIPFSEAKKSGAISLFGEKYGNEVRTIRFGNSIELCGGTHVERTGQIGLFKITSESAIAAGIRRIEAVTGARAEKWVNDHLNKLNQVKSLLKSPDDPVKTLEQLIKEKARLQKMVEELNKGKAAGLKSLLIKNAEKQGNITIIAGMVDADSPASLKDLAFQLKGEVPGLFLVLGAEITGKAHLAVMLAENIVKEKNLKANELIRQVSPYIQGGGGGQPFFATAGGKNPAGLDKAIKEITHQARIASGLQ